From the Aerosakkonema funiforme FACHB-1375 genome, the window ACCCTCTACGGCGGTAAAGACGATGACTTCCTCTTCGGCAATGAAGGTAATGACGTTCTCATCGGCAACTTGGGGGCGGACAATCTCGCTGGCGGGAAGGGAGACGATTTGTTATTTGGCAATGAAGGCAGCGACACCCTAGATGGGAACGCAGGCAACGATACCATCTACGGCGGTAAAGATAATGACTTCCTCATCGGTAGCCTTGGCAACGATTCCCTCAGCGGCGACTTGGGAGACGATACCCTTGGTGGCGTTGATGGCAGCAGTGCCAGTCCTGGATTGGGGGAGATAGATACCCTGAGTGGGGGAGATGGAGTCGATCGATTTTTACTGGGAAAAAGCAATGTGTTTTACTACAACGATGGTAATGATGCCGATGCCGGCCTAAACGACTACGCTCTAATTACTGACTTCAAAGCTGGGCAGGATGTCATCCAGCTGCGCGGTGCGGCTAATAACTATACGTTGGCTGCATCTGGAGGTAATTTACCGACAGGAACGGGTATCTTCCTTGTGTCATCCGGTCAAAACGAGCTGGTAGGAATTGTGCAAGGAGTTACCGATTTGACTTTGGGAAGTAATTCTTTTATTTTCGTTTAGATTGTCGGGTGGGCATTGCCCACCTTATCGAATTACGGCTTTTCTCCGGATGCCACTAGCGCCGCCATTGGCAAAAGTAATTTGTTGTTTGTGATGTAGTTTAAGGTTGTTTGATTGACGGCGGCGCGGATATTTTCCAGAGATTTACTATCTTGAACTCTCAGCAAACCGCCCGTTCTAGCCGTGCCTTCATAAAAAGCATCAAAAAGTTCGTTGCCATCGGCTAGTTCCCACTGCATGGGAACTGTCTGCACGGCAACATTTTTAAAGCCTACAGTTTGTAATGAATCGATGCACCGATCGCGATCGCTAAATCGGAAAAAGGGTGGCCCTTCTGGGAGCGCAACTTTGGCATCGCCATAAGTTTCGATCGCTGGCAGCATGATTTGGAATGCGACGCAATGTTCTGGCTTTTCCCAGACAGCAAAGGCAAATTTTCCGCCGCTGCGAATAACCCGAAATGCTTCGCTCAGCGCTTTTTCTGGCTGCGCTAAATGCAAGATGCCAAAATTCATCACCGCCGCTTCAAATTGAGAGTCTGCAAAAGCTAAAGATTCCGCATCGCCTTGTTGAAATTCGATTTGGGGATGTAGTTCTTTTGCTTTCGCCACCATCGCTTCTGCAAAATCGACCCCAGTTACTTGCCATCCTCTTTGAAATGCTGCCGCCGCTACGTAGCCAGGGCCACTGGCAATATCGAGCAATTTCTTACCCCCACCAGCATCGACAGCATCGAGCAGAGGAGCGATGGTTTGTTTGGTGAGATTGCCAAAAGAAGAATGATATTTTTCTACTGATTTCTGCCATCCCTCATATTCAAATTCTTTAAAAGCATTGACGCGATCGCTAGCGTTTATCATAGTTAATTAGAGCTTATACTTATAAACAAATTTTTAATATACATCCAGAACGTTTGATTGTCAATCCTAATATAAATCTAACTGCCTTTGGTATTCTGCGGGAGTATTGATATCGGCAATCACAACTGGCGTATCGAATTCAACTTTCTGGATTTCTGGATAAAAATCTTGCACGATTTGGCGCAATCCAAAACTTTCTTCTCGAATATTTTGTAAGTAAGGTAACGCTTGGTTGGCAAAAAATAAAGGATGTCCTAACTTACCTTTATAAGTCGGTGCGGTAATTATGGCAGCGTTGCTGATTTGGA encodes:
- a CDS encoding class I SAM-dependent methyltransferase; this encodes MINASDRVNAFKEFEYEGWQKSVEKYHSSFGNLTKQTIAPLLDAVDAGGGKKLLDIASGPGYVAAAAFQRGWQVTGVDFAEAMVAKAKELHPQIEFQQGDAESLAFADSQFEAAVMNFGILHLAQPEKALSEAFRVIRSGGKFAFAVWEKPEHCVAFQIMLPAIETYGDAKVALPEGPPFFRFSDRDRCIDSLQTVGFKNVAVQTVPMQWELADGNELFDAFYEGTARTGGLLRVQDSKSLENIRAAVNQTTLNYITNNKLLLPMAALVASGEKP